A portion of the Panthera tigris isolate Pti1 chromosome E1, P.tigris_Pti1_mat1.1, whole genome shotgun sequence genome contains these proteins:
- the CD300LG gene encoding CMRF35-like molecule 9 isoform X1 — MWPLVLVLLWGCLLFPGCGALVGPKEISGFEGDTVSLQCTYREELRKHKKYWCKESGFFISRCSSTVYAGDDGQERTEGRVSLQDNPQELTLKVTLRKLTLQDAGKYFCGVSKLGRDESFLVSLLVFPGPCCPPSPTPSFQPLATRSLQPQAKAWQTPLPELTSPGLHQTVTTATRGKTGAEASPFPGTTPSGPTGTTPSRPTGTTPYARTSPYAGTSPHEATSPHAGTLRPSTQPEPTSTEDTRPAPSRTSLSRVSIPMVRILAPVLVLLSLLLAAGLAALGSYLLRWRKEAQLATETQRNEKVHLSHLSLDYAVINLAGPLGPRASPEPSVNPCTEIRGLSQTSEEEEVYFQDQEGDMIPGPPLHMSGEELGFSKFISV, encoded by the exons ATGTGGCCCCTCGTCCTGGTCCTGCTGTGGGGCTGCCTCTTGTTCccag GTTGTGGAGCCCTGGTGGGCCCCAAGGAGATCAGCGGATTTGAAGGTGACACCGTGTCCCTGCAGTGCACCTACAGGGAGGAGCTGAGGAAGCACAAGAAATACTGGTGCAAGGAGAGTGGGTTCTTTATCTCCCGCTGCTCCAGCACCGTCTATGCGGGGGACGACGGCCAGGAGAGGACGGAGGGCAGGGTGTCCCTCCAAGACAACCCCCAGGAGCTCACACTCAAAGTGACCCTGAGGAAACTCACCCTGCAGGATGCCGGGAAGTACTTCTGTGGGGTCTCAAAACTGGGCCGAGATGAATCTTTCCTGGTCTCTCTGCTTGTCTTTCCAG GtccctgctgccctccctcccccactccctccttccaGCCTCTTGCTACCAGgagcctccagccccaggcaaaaGCTTGGCAAACTCCGCTCCCAGAATTGA CTTCTCCTGGTCTCCACCAAACAGTCACCACAGCCACACGGGGGAAGACAGGGGCCGAGGCCTCTCCATTCCCAGGGACCACTCCGTCCGGGCCCACAGGAACCACCCCGTCCAGGCCCACGGGAACCACCCCGTACGCAAGAACCTCTCCATATGCAGGCACCTCTCCTCACGAAGCAACCTCTCCTCATGCAGGGACCCTCCGCCCATCCACACAGCCAGAGCCCACCTCGACGGAGGACACTCGTCCGGCCCCCAGCAGGACCTCCCTGTCCAG GGTCTCCATCCCAATGGTCCGCATCTTGGCCCCGGTCCTGGTGCTGCTGTCCCTTCTTCTGGCTGCGGGCCTGGCTGCCCTCGGCAGCTATCTTCTCCGctggaggaaggaag CTCAACTggccacagagacacagaggaacgAGAAGGTCCACCTCTCACACTTG TCGCTGGACTACGCCGTGATCAACCTTGCAGGGCCCCTTGGGCCTCGagccagcccagagccctccGTCAACCCCTGCACAGAAATCCGGGGCCTCAGCCAG ACTTCAGAGGAAGAAGAAGTCTATTTCCAGGACCAAGAGGGGGACATGATCCCAGGGCCTCCCCTCCACATGTCTGGGGAGGAGCTCGGCTTCTCGAAGTTCATCTCAGTGTAG
- the CD300LG gene encoding CMRF35-like molecule 9 isoform X2: MWPLVLVLLWGCLLFPGCGALVGPKEISGFEGDTVSLQCTYREELRKHKKYWCKESGFFISRCSSTVYAGDDGQERTEGRVSLQDNPQELTLKVTLRKLTLQDAGKYFCGVSKLGRDESFLVSLLVFPASPGLHQTVTTATRGKTGAEASPFPGTTPSGPTGTTPSRPTGTTPYARTSPYAGTSPHEATSPHAGTLRPSTQPEPTSTEDTRPAPSRTSLSRVSIPMVRILAPVLVLLSLLLAAGLAALGSYLLRWRKEAQLATETQRNEKVHLSHLSLDYAVINLAGPLGPRASPEPSVNPCTEIRGLSQTSEEEEVYFQDQEGDMIPGPPLHMSGEELGFSKFISV; encoded by the exons ATGTGGCCCCTCGTCCTGGTCCTGCTGTGGGGCTGCCTCTTGTTCccag GTTGTGGAGCCCTGGTGGGCCCCAAGGAGATCAGCGGATTTGAAGGTGACACCGTGTCCCTGCAGTGCACCTACAGGGAGGAGCTGAGGAAGCACAAGAAATACTGGTGCAAGGAGAGTGGGTTCTTTATCTCCCGCTGCTCCAGCACCGTCTATGCGGGGGACGACGGCCAGGAGAGGACGGAGGGCAGGGTGTCCCTCCAAGACAACCCCCAGGAGCTCACACTCAAAGTGACCCTGAGGAAACTCACCCTGCAGGATGCCGGGAAGTACTTCTGTGGGGTCTCAAAACTGGGCCGAGATGAATCTTTCCTGGTCTCTCTGCTTGTCTTTCCAG CTTCTCCTGGTCTCCACCAAACAGTCACCACAGCCACACGGGGGAAGACAGGGGCCGAGGCCTCTCCATTCCCAGGGACCACTCCGTCCGGGCCCACAGGAACCACCCCGTCCAGGCCCACGGGAACCACCCCGTACGCAAGAACCTCTCCATATGCAGGCACCTCTCCTCACGAAGCAACCTCTCCTCATGCAGGGACCCTCCGCCCATCCACACAGCCAGAGCCCACCTCGACGGAGGACACTCGTCCGGCCCCCAGCAGGACCTCCCTGTCCAG GGTCTCCATCCCAATGGTCCGCATCTTGGCCCCGGTCCTGGTGCTGCTGTCCCTTCTTCTGGCTGCGGGCCTGGCTGCCCTCGGCAGCTATCTTCTCCGctggaggaaggaag CTCAACTggccacagagacacagaggaacgAGAAGGTCCACCTCTCACACTTG TCGCTGGACTACGCCGTGATCAACCTTGCAGGGCCCCTTGGGCCTCGagccagcccagagccctccGTCAACCCCTGCACAGAAATCCGGGGCCTCAGCCAG ACTTCAGAGGAAGAAGAAGTCTATTTCCAGGACCAAGAGGGGGACATGATCCCAGGGCCTCCCCTCCACATGTCTGGGGAGGAGCTCGGCTTCTCGAAGTTCATCTCAGTGTAG
- the CD300LG gene encoding CMRF35-like molecule 9 isoform X3, whose amino-acid sequence MWPLVLVLLWGCLLFPGCGALVGPKEISGFEGDTVSLQCTYREELRKHKKYWCKESGFFISRCSSTVYAGDDGQERTEGRVSLQDNPQELTLKVTLRKLTLQDAGKYFCGVSKLGRDESFLVSLLVFPGPCCPPSPTPSFQPLATRSLQPQAKAWQTPLPELRTLRPSTQPEPTSTEDTRPAPSRTSLSRVSIPMVRILAPVLVLLSLLLAAGLAALGSYLLRWRKEAQLATETQRNEKVHLSHLSLDYAVINLAGPLGPRASPEPSVNPCTEIRGLSQTSEEEEVYFQDQEGDMIPGPPLHMSGEELGFSKFISV is encoded by the exons ATGTGGCCCCTCGTCCTGGTCCTGCTGTGGGGCTGCCTCTTGTTCccag GTTGTGGAGCCCTGGTGGGCCCCAAGGAGATCAGCGGATTTGAAGGTGACACCGTGTCCCTGCAGTGCACCTACAGGGAGGAGCTGAGGAAGCACAAGAAATACTGGTGCAAGGAGAGTGGGTTCTTTATCTCCCGCTGCTCCAGCACCGTCTATGCGGGGGACGACGGCCAGGAGAGGACGGAGGGCAGGGTGTCCCTCCAAGACAACCCCCAGGAGCTCACACTCAAAGTGACCCTGAGGAAACTCACCCTGCAGGATGCCGGGAAGTACTTCTGTGGGGTCTCAAAACTGGGCCGAGATGAATCTTTCCTGGTCTCTCTGCTTGTCTTTCCAG GtccctgctgccctccctcccccactccctccttccaGCCTCTTGCTACCAGgagcctccagccccaggcaaaaGCTTGGCAAACTCCGCTCCCAGAATTGA GGACCCTCCGCCCATCCACACAGCCAGAGCCCACCTCGACGGAGGACACTCGTCCGGCCCCCAGCAGGACCTCCCTGTCCAG GGTCTCCATCCCAATGGTCCGCATCTTGGCCCCGGTCCTGGTGCTGCTGTCCCTTCTTCTGGCTGCGGGCCTGGCTGCCCTCGGCAGCTATCTTCTCCGctggaggaaggaag CTCAACTggccacagagacacagaggaacgAGAAGGTCCACCTCTCACACTTG TCGCTGGACTACGCCGTGATCAACCTTGCAGGGCCCCTTGGGCCTCGagccagcccagagccctccGTCAACCCCTGCACAGAAATCCGGGGCCTCAGCCAG ACTTCAGAGGAAGAAGAAGTCTATTTCCAGGACCAAGAGGGGGACATGATCCCAGGGCCTCCCCTCCACATGTCTGGGGAGGAGCTCGGCTTCTCGAAGTTCATCTCAGTGTAG
- the CD300LG gene encoding CMRF35-like molecule 9 isoform X4, translated as MWPLVLVLLWGCLLFPGCGALVGPKEISGFEGDTVSLQCTYREELRKHKKYWCKESGFFISRCSSTVYAGDDGQERTEGRVSLQDNPQELTLKVTLRKLTLQDAGKYFCGVSKLGRDESFLVSLLVFPGTLRPSTQPEPTSTEDTRPAPSRTSLSRVSIPMVRILAPVLVLLSLLLAAGLAALGSYLLRWRKEAQLATETQRNEKVHLSHLSLDYAVINLAGPLGPRASPEPSVNPCTEIRGLSQTSEEEEVYFQDQEGDMIPGPPLHMSGEELGFSKFISV; from the exons ATGTGGCCCCTCGTCCTGGTCCTGCTGTGGGGCTGCCTCTTGTTCccag GTTGTGGAGCCCTGGTGGGCCCCAAGGAGATCAGCGGATTTGAAGGTGACACCGTGTCCCTGCAGTGCACCTACAGGGAGGAGCTGAGGAAGCACAAGAAATACTGGTGCAAGGAGAGTGGGTTCTTTATCTCCCGCTGCTCCAGCACCGTCTATGCGGGGGACGACGGCCAGGAGAGGACGGAGGGCAGGGTGTCCCTCCAAGACAACCCCCAGGAGCTCACACTCAAAGTGACCCTGAGGAAACTCACCCTGCAGGATGCCGGGAAGTACTTCTGTGGGGTCTCAAAACTGGGCCGAGATGAATCTTTCCTGGTCTCTCTGCTTGTCTTTCCAG GGACCCTCCGCCCATCCACACAGCCAGAGCCCACCTCGACGGAGGACACTCGTCCGGCCCCCAGCAGGACCTCCCTGTCCAG GGTCTCCATCCCAATGGTCCGCATCTTGGCCCCGGTCCTGGTGCTGCTGTCCCTTCTTCTGGCTGCGGGCCTGGCTGCCCTCGGCAGCTATCTTCTCCGctggaggaaggaag CTCAACTggccacagagacacagaggaacgAGAAGGTCCACCTCTCACACTTG TCGCTGGACTACGCCGTGATCAACCTTGCAGGGCCCCTTGGGCCTCGagccagcccagagccctccGTCAACCCCTGCACAGAAATCCGGGGCCTCAGCCAG ACTTCAGAGGAAGAAGAAGTCTATTTCCAGGACCAAGAGGGGGACATGATCCCAGGGCCTCCCCTCCACATGTCTGGGGAGGAGCTCGGCTTCTCGAAGTTCATCTCAGTGTAG